The Salmo trutta chromosome 27, fSalTru1.1, whole genome shotgun sequence genome includes the window tttaaccaggtaggttagttgagaacaggttctcatttgcaactgcgacctggccaagataaagcaaagcagttcgccacatacaacaacacagcgttacacatggaataaacaaacatacaatcaaaaatacagtagaaaaatctatatacagcatgtgcaaatgaggtaggataagaggggtaaggcaataaataggtcatggtggcgaagtaattacaatatagcaattaaacactggaatggtaggatgtacataagatgaatgtgcaagtagagatactggggtgcaaaggagcaagataaataaataaatacagtatggggatgaggtagattggatgggctaattacagatgagctatgtacaggtgcagtgatctgtgagctgctctgacagctggtgcttaaagctagtgagagaggtaagagtctccagcttcagagatttttgtagttcgttccagtcattggcagcagagaactggaaggagaggcggccaaaggaggaattggctttgggggtgaccagtgagatatacctgctggagcgcatgctacgggtgggtgctgctatggtgaccagtgagctgagataaggcggggctttacctagcagagacttgaagatgacctggagccagtgggtttggcgacgagtatgaagcaatgaccagccaacgagagcgtacaggtctcagtggtgggtaatatatggggctttggtgacaaaacggatggcactgtgataaactacatccaatttgttgagtagggtgttggaggctattttatagatgacatcgccaaagtcgaggatcggtaggatggtcagttttatgagggtatgtttggcagcatgagtgaaggatgctttgttgcgaaataggaagccaattctagatttaattttggattggagatgcttaatatgagtctggaaggagagtttacagtctaaccagacatctaggtatttgtagttgtccacgtattataagtcagaaccgtccagagttgtgatgctggacgggcgggcaggtgcgggcagtgatcggttgaagagcatgcacttagttttacttgcatttaagagcagttggaggccacggaaggagagttgtatggcattgaagctcgtctggaggttagttaacacagtttcCAAGGAAGGGCCACAATACCTCAGGAAGGATAGAAAAAAGCATCCACTGATAATGATTTCCTCTAAATTATTCAAAAATATTGTATTCTGTTTATCAACTACGGTAAGATATTCTAACCATACACCCCTCTATTTCTCTTCCATAAAATAATGGAAGGTGCAATCATCGCAGGTAAACTCAGAGTCCAGGAACCATATGGTTCCTCCTAATCTGAAGACGGTTTACATCAAATCTATTAAAGATGCAGTCTGGGATCGTCGAGTTAaaagggcaatctgcagttgctacataattAGTTCTTTTTTTACTTAGAAATTAGTTATACagtatgtacccattgattcttgaagaatataacatattaATGCCTCATGCGCTTAGTTCAACTGTAGTACCCCATCAGAAAATATtcgcttgttttactccaatgtttgtaataaagtaaatgtaaacaaacactatgtagcagcaaaacatggttaaaactatcattttgatatcatggattgttagtccttgcatccatagctcagtCTAtgtatttgagagtggttacatttctccagccccatccctcagcttttaccAAAATAGGGGCGGGGActtcgctttgttattatttcaattgctgattgccgctttaggCAGCGTAAATGGAAAGCAATTCCCTTTTAAACACTTTACTCTCTATGCGTATTCTGACattgaacttaagcatgagaatattatgctattcacctgctatttGTTTTAGGTGGAGATTGAATAAATGAATGTGTGGCAGATATGTGTTTACAGATACCTCGTATTCAGACTttgacttaattccctaataattccaccacctttacatGCGAGGATTCCATGAATAAAGTCTAACGATCCTGCCGGttacaacttgataagagctattgaaatgagctaggtaaatgagtaatccgtttggataagggaattgtaaatataaatgacaattGTTTTAGACATATTTTTATCTTATAGACGCTGGAGGCAAATGTGAAACCACTCATATAGCAGCAAACTGAAACAACATATCAACTTTCCCATATTAAAGTTAATGTGCTGTGCTATTATGCAGAATTAAAATTGTACAGCCTTTTAACTTGCAGGGATGGGTACTCTCGAATGTCTTACTTATAGACTATCTCGACTTTCTCTATTTCAtatttctatcatgttaaatattagccactatcagtaTCGACCATCAGTAGGTCTAATAACCACACATATTCAACTGTCAATTTATTGTAAGTTCCCTTCCGTTTGTATAGcctacattttcatttcatacttTGTTTCGTTTACTTTCATTTGCTTCCTGTGTAAACGCTGTCATGGCcatgtggttgttgctgaggatcgTTAGCTACAGTTGATAACAAGGTTTGAGGTCGGACATATTAGTGAGGtggacaaaaaaaacatgtaggctaattaaatTGTTATGGAGCAGAACGCAGACCAAACTGTAACCGTTTGAAGCCGATGGTTAGTGCAGGCAAGTGCAGGCAATAGactattgtacactattctccCTATTATAATTCTATGTAGACTTATCTTCCAACATTACCATGGGTTGAAGAACTGACTAAggcaactttcaggatgaatcaaaccactgtatttttgattaatcaatatattttgtgcataaaagctctccaaacctgttttttaTGATACATAAATAATTTCCTGACcttaaataatctacaagatcagagtatttattAATCTACCAATTGGCGGTGAAACGGAGACGAATGTGCATATATTTAGATGcatttctttcattgatccctaatattctgaacccgttctctccatatattctagtgagtctgttgACAAAATTCCAACTAAAAGGGACatcgtatttaaagggatggctcaaGATATATGTACTGGAAACCTTATTGAATAAAAACTCTACGAGAAAatatgttggccagcaagtggtagggttttcagcagttgaattacatttatttcgATCGTGCAAGGTAACCACACCTGCAGAGTGCTCTACGTGACTGAATAAGGTAAGTTTGAAaaccaaatactgagaagtgcataggaaaggcctacatttcctaagtctgaatcggccccttacaaattagtaacatattgtatgaattggaATTCTttacatatcatacgaattacAAAAACatttcgtaacatatcatacgaaatggatgatgtacTACACAATTTGGCAAAATTTCCGGGGACCCATTTTGGCTCGTGAGCattactttcaaaactactggctgataTTATACAAATGCTTTGGAGCATCACTTTAATGAGAGCTGACTAAATTTCTGTCTGGTAACCATTTCAGGGAACAGTGCCGGTCCACGGACTGGAGGTTGAGAAACATTGATAATGTATCCACTTCTCTATGTGCTTTATAAAGACTCCAACACAATTATCCAACTACAGCCAACTAAATATTGATGATGATCTACAGCCGGTTGGGTTGGCTATAGTTGGATAGATGTGTAGGAGCCTTTAGAGGATGTGTGTGCTCTTTTTTATTTTAGCGATGTTCAAGCAATTTCTACAAAGATAAAGAATTTCCCCCTAgaaaatgtagaccaatttgCAGTATACACAGAATAATGGTGACTTTACCTCCTTTATCTGAAATCCTAacctgtttgtatgtgtgtgaaaTAATTTAATGCATTTTCTCTTATTTTTCTGTATCTGCAACGCTACATGAAGCCATCACATGTAAGCCCACATGCTTCCCTTCTATGTTGATGTTGTTTACTTGTAAGGTAGCAGGTAACAGGAAACAGATGGAATGTTTACTGCAGGGTCAGTCTGGGTCAAAGGTCAAGGCTGTAGTGGTCTGGCTTTTGTTGGACAGTATGTTGTTGTGTCCCATTAGCAAGGGTGGACTGGGACCAGAATCGGTCCAGGTATTTGTTACATAATGGCCAGACCTGGCGTTGATAAATCATGGCAATCAATGATCTGTCCTTGTTATAATACTGTTGTGATTATATATCTAATACTCTACTGTTGTGACCCACCCAGAGACATACAACCACATAATGCATGAACATACACAGGCATGTTTGTGGGTCTAGGTCTAGCACTGAAtggtctctctctattctgtccaACAGCGATGAAGGCAGCTGTGTTGATCCAGCGCTGGTACCGTCAGTATGTGGCTCGTATGGAGATGAGACGCAGATACACCTGGAACATCTTCCAGTCTATAGAATACTCTGGGGAGCAGGCGCAGATCAAAGTGAGACACTGTAGTCACCCTGTATATTAGTGTACAACTGCCAGAGACTTTATGGCACAGTTGGTAGTGTACTTGCCCTCCAACTACATGGTAGCTGGTTCATGCCCCTCCCCCCAACTGTTCCCCATGAATTGGTACACTACCTTcgaagcagtggaggctgctgaggggaggatggctcataataatggctggaacggaacaaatggaatggcatcaaaccatgtgtttgatgtatttgataccatttcgctccagccattaccatgagcctgttCGCCCCAATTAAGATGTAACCTCCAATTAGTATCCTCCTGTACTTCGAAGGACATGGCAAAATGAAAGTAGAAGAAATAAGAAAGTAAAAGATTGATTAACATTAGATGTTTTTTAAGAGAAAATGCAATATTGCAGGCTAATACATTTTAATTTACGTAGCAAATAAATCATCCAAAAAGTGCAATATTAGTATTTACTTTGTGTGAGGAAAGGTTACATAGTAATTCAACTCAATCATACAGTTCCTCTGGTGAATACCTACTTATAGAATACTTTGTGAAACTTTGCTAAAGAAaatgtctatctctctcttctctatgcAGCTTTACAATTTCCTTGGCTACCTCATGGACAACTTCAACCCAACTAGCACTGAACGTAAGACTTTTCCTGCCCTTCTGTTGTGGCTTTTGTATACAATTGGGACCCTTATTTCTGGTTTCATGAATGTTGTCATATTATACCTGTGGTTTCTCCACTACAGGCAACTTAATCTCCCACATATTCAGAGAAAATGAAGTGTGCCGTGATGCAGAGTGGGAGAGGCACTTCTGCTATAAGAATATTGAGGTGCCAGAGATCTACTCAGGTCCCCGTCTTATCTTCCCTCTTACTGTGGAACAAGTGGCTGCCATGGTAGAGGCCTTCAGGAATAAAAGAGTAGGTGCATTTATGTACAGTTAGAATGAAATTGATTCTCTGTTCCTAACTATAGTGCTTTAGCTTTATCACAAATCCCCTTCACTACACAACTGTTTCTCCCAGTAGCAGCTCCACTCTCGGTACGTTCTCCAACTTCTCCTGGAAACATGGAAGTTACTCCGAAAGCTGCCAAACATCAGTCGAATCTCCACCTGTCACAGCAAAGAAATCACAGTTTGTGGTGAGTAATAAATCAccacagttttttgttgttgtctcgaTTCCCCTCATTGAGGAGAGCAACccttttcaaatgttttttttatatacctTAAATTATACAAATATTAGTAAATGAGCTACTGTAATAGTTATATCAGTGTATTGATACAGCATTGTTTCATCCAAGGTGATTTACATGGGCAGCTTGAAGACCTGCTGTTGATATTTTACAAGGTACTGTGTGTCATCTGCTACAATTTATCAGCTAATTACATATGAAATTAAATCATAATTTTTGTTGAAACTTTCCCCCATAACAGATATGAAGATATACATTTAAGATATTCAtagtctgttgtgtttattgtttccCCTGTAGAATGGCATGCCATCATTGGAGCGGCCATATGTTTTCAACGGAGACTTTGTTGATCGAGGCAAAGATTCCATTGAGATTCTCCTCATCCTTTTTGCCTTCCTGCTCGTGTATCCAAACGATGTTCACCTCAACAGGGGAAACCATGAAGACCATATTGTCAACTTGAGGTATACAGTCAAAACACTGATTATGTACGAATTCAATCTatttaataatttaaaaaatcatATGTTTCAACTCTGGTATCTCTTTGCCGTTTGTTTAGGTATGGCTTCACCAAGGAGGTGTTGGGGAAATACAAGGTAGGTTTCATTTtagaaaagttaaataaataaagagcaCATCCTGGTGAAGTGTTGACTAACACAAGATGAACTTGTAGTGGGCAGTAATATTTGACATGTGCATATAatacatataatatataatataataatatataatataatacagtgcATATGATAAATAATACCTCACATGCGACTCGTAATAAGACTAAgcaattagcctattaaaatgtttatctgactccataaatATAATTAGCAATATGCAGGAGACTACAGTTGAACCATGCACAATCAAGTATTTTGTATTCAATaacataataatacttttagaaaAAATTGTTATCTTTAATTTGCTATCAGTAGCaacaatgagaatagaaaggttcagaacttttgtgaaacatcataacacagttgaaaaatatatggctaataacaaatataaataaatggatggtgttaagagatagatgggagaggttgagtggagctgaagggtgggattaaaaacaaaataactaatgtgaaatatactgtgtctgtaaattGTATATAGGTTCCCCAGAGGGGGAAGGGCTGACCAGTCTTTGGGCATTGTCCTATCCTTGTGTTCCTGAACCATTTGCCATGCAGCTCCAGGTGACAGAGAACTCACAAATTAGGACCTTGCCCACAAGCTCACTGAAGTCTGATGTCAGTCTCATGTAGGACTGTAAATACGTGCAGGATGTTCTGAAGAGTTTGTTGACCATATGGCATTAAATCCTCTTTATCCTACTTATAAAACATCAGGAAAATCTCTTTGCTATCTAAATGGTATCTTTATTTAATACTTTGATAACTTGGAATCACAACTATAAACTGCAATTGGCTTGCTCATTGCTCAGAGTTTAAAAGGGGTGTATTTTCACATTCAATGTGGGTCATTCACTGACTCCTCTGCGTAACGTCCATTAAATGGATTAAGAGGTTGCTAAATAAGATGACTTAAGGTCATTAGTGTTCTCTCAATGTGCCGGTTACAGGTTACAGTGTGAGTCAGGATGATCAGTGGCTTTACTGTACTTTCGCCCACGCAGCAATGCACTCTTGGATCTTTACCCAGATTCTAAACATGCATCAAAACAGTACAGCTAAAGTGATTATTTGTTTACACTGGTTTAAAAGCCAGATCAGTttgacatatattttttaaacacaaTTCCCAACTTTGCTGGCACATATAGGGACAAAATGTCACACTCCTCTCATCTATTCAACAATGCAGTGATTGATTATAATTGTAGTTAATTTCCCTTGTCCTCAGATGCACGGCAAGAGGATCCTAAAGCTGCTTCAGAAAATCTTCAGCTGGTTGCCCCTGGCAACAGTCATCGATCAGAAAGTGTTGATCCTGCATGGGGGCATCTCCAACACCACGGACCTCTGCCTCATAGCCAGAGTGGACAGACACAAAGTGAGTGAGACTTTCTCTAGACAAGTGTagtttcaatcaatcaatcactcaatcaAAAATATGGTGGCACATACACTGTACAAACACATGAAGAAAAGGGAAAACGGTCAATTTCCACAGACTGACAAAGAGGACAGATGTAAATTATTTCATATAATTGAAATAATGCCTTTGTGTTCTCTCTCCCTACCCGTTTCTctatctctatttctctgtcGTCTCCCAGTACGTGTCAGCCCTGAGGCCTCCTAAGAAGAGGACACAATACCCAGTGAGTCAGTCCTCTGTGGACTTGGACATGGAAGACGACCTGTCAGGCATCAAGAACAACCAGCGCCGGGTCTCCCTGATCAAGGCCAACTCCTTCGGACCCCGGGATGGCTTCCAGCGCCGCTCACTCCAGGACTTTTCCGGCAGGGTCCCCCGGACCGTTGACGAGGAGATAGAGGTGCGGCGGAGGCAGTCCGTCTTCATCAAGGGCGGCTTCAGCCACAGTCAGGGGGATCTCAACACCCTGGCCGTCTCCTCTGCGTCGCAGGAATCCACCGACACAGCAGACACTACTGTAGAGGAGTGGAAACAGGTGAGGAATTCCGGCTGGGGATGTGTTGCACACTAGAGAGGTGGTTTGGTGAACTGTGCTGTGTGATGAGTAACAGTAACCTTGTCTGAGACCTGACGACTTTAGCCTTTAGCTCTATACAGGTTCGATACTCGGTCAGTTACTCATGATTGGTTGTTAAACACCACCTCAGCACTAGGAGTGCTCTATCCTCTGTTTGTGTATGTCGCAgattgacatttattgtcatgactCTTGCCCTTGAGCCAGAACTGAGAGGTTTCCACGAGATCAAaggtaggcaaccctggtcctggagtgccacAGGCGTTAGATGGACCAGCTGCAAAATTGTCTATATCatataaattaataaaaacaaaaatctTAGTTTAAGGCATTAAGGATttacagtgtggttaaggttagggttaaggttagggttaggtttaaaatcaggtTTTATGACTTTATGGCTGTGCCAGTTAGTCACTACTCTGCAGAGCTGCTTCCAGGGCAAGACTCATGAAAGTCAATGCCAACCTGCTTACAGTCACTTACTTAGTCACTGGTAGACAGACTGTAAGACAGAGGACCGTTAATCCGTCAACCTGAATAACAATCTTGCTTTCCAATTTGCCGTCTGTCTTATAAGCAGACACGTTTCAGGACAAACCCTCATTTTACAAGAGTAGCCAACTACATTTTGTTCTCTTCCCTTTAACTCAATGGTGAAGGTTAATGTGTCTTACAGTACAATAGTTATTCAACTGAATCCATCACATTATTTTAAGGAAAATCTGTCTCTTAAAGGGTGAACGATTGTCAgcagtatgtagtatatactctgaTATAATATAAGCGCTGGCTAAAAGTAGTGTACTGtttagggaatagagtgtcatttgaGATACAGCCATGGTCTTCTCACCTCTATATCTACTTATAGCCCTATACCAGTCATTTGTTTactgtcatttttgttttccttATGATAGCCTATTGTAAAGTCCTTGGGTCTGAcaaaaatgctaatcattttacaATGTATTATTTATATGACTAGATTCTGGACCTACTGTGGAGTGACCCAATGTCTCAGAACGGCTGCATACCCAACGAGGTGCGGGGAGGAGGCTGCTACTGGGGGCCAGACGTCACCCAGGACTTCCTGGATAGACACAACATGCAGCTCATCATCCGCTCCCACGAGTGCAAGCAGGATGGCTACGAGTTTTGCCACAACCGCAGGGTGAGAACAGCCAGGCTAAAGGTGTCTAAGGGTTTACATAGGATGGGTAAGACTAGGGCCTGTATCCAaacagtgtctcagagtaggagtgtggATATATTACACTtccccctgtccatataatcatattcattatgatctaaacgGCAAATCTGATGTCAGATCAGCAATACTCTGAGACGTGACCTGATCATAAAACACTCTAGACCCTCATTATACGCTATAAGTAGTTTGTCCTCATCAGGTCATGTGGCCAGGAACAATTCCTGGCCTTGGTAATGGCATATTTTGAATGCTAAGTCCCATTTATGCCCACTATGCCCACTGCCCTGTCGTGACATAAGCCTACACTAAAGTCTTATCTCTTATCTCACAGAGGGGAGCAGTTGCTCCAccatacttttgagctaatattctataagagtaACAGGTGCCGGTAatcagctccggtgagctcctgcctaAGTCTAGCAAGGGTTGTAAAGCTGCTCATTTGCTTTAGTCAGCCTACATTTGTGTGCTTTGAAAGTGCAGTACGAGAGGTTTCTGGAAACTAAAACACTGCTTTTCACTGTTTGGTAATTCTGTATTGTTTGCAATTTGTACAACAGGTCCTCACCCTGTTCTCTGCCTCCAACTACTATGAAGTGGGCAGCAACAGAGGGGCCTACGTGAAACTGGGACCAGACCTAGTGCCTTATTTGATTCAGTACCAGGCTAGCAGTATGACTCGAGAACTCACCCTCAGGAAAAGGTAAGCTACAACAGACAATGGAAAATTATTTAGATTAATAAGATATAGATTATTAAATTGACGTGGACAGAGTCTGATCTGCTCTCCCTGTCTGGACTACAGTGTGGGGAAGGTGGAACATTCAGCTCTCAAGGTCCTGCGGGAACAGCTGTTTGCACACAAGTCTGACCTCGTCAGTGCCTTCCAAGAGTTTGACAAAGACAAAACAGGTGTCGTATAAATTGACATAGCCATGTTCCTCCAAAGGATTAAGATTTATgtgattaaaatatattttgatttgtttaacacttttttgcttaccacatgattccatatgtattttTTCACAGTtcttatgtcttcactattattctacagtgtagaaaatagaaaaaataaagaaaaacccttgaatgagtaggtgtgtccaaacttttgactggtactgtatatatatatatacagttcatCAGACCCCAGGACATTTCTTTAAAAAGTACATAAGTGTGTGTAATGTATATAtgtaagtatatatatatatatatatatatatatatatatatatatatatatatatatatatatatatatatatatatatatacacacaattgaagtcggaagtttacatacacttaggtttgagtcattaaaactcatttttcaaccactccacaaatttcttgttgacaaactatagttttggcaagtcggttaggacatctactttgtgcatgacacaagtaatttttccaacaattgtttacagacagattatttcacttataattcactgtatcacaattccagaagttcagaagtttacatacattaagttgactgtgcctttaaacagcttggaaaattccagaaaatgatgtcatggctttagaagcttctgataggctaattgacataatttgagtcaattggaggtgtacctgtggatgtatttcaaggcctaccttcgaactcagtgcctctttgcttgacatcatgggaaaatcaaaataaatcagccaagacctcagaaagtaaattgtagacctccacaagtctggttcatccttgggagaaatttccaaacgcctgaaggcaccacgttcatctgtataaacaatagtacgcaagcataaacaccataggaccacacagccgtcataccgcttaggaaggagacacgttctgtctcctaaagatggatgtactttggtgcgaaaagtgcaaatcaatcccaaaacaacagaaaaggaccttgtgaagatgctgggggaaaccggtacgaaagtatctatatatccacagtaaaatgagtcctatatcgatataacctgaaaggccgctcagcaaggaagaagccactgctccaaaaccgccataaaaaaagccagactacagtttgcaactgcacatggggacaaagatcataccttttggagaaatgtcctctggtctgatgaaacaataatagaactgtttggccataatgaccatcgttatgtttggaggaaaaagggggaggcttgcaagccgaagaactacatcctaaccatgaagcacgggggtggcagcatcatgttgtgggggtgctttgctgcaggagggactggtgcacttcacaaaattgatggcatcatgaggaaggacaattaattggatatattgaagcaacatctcaagacatcagtcaggaagttaaagcttggtcgcaaatgggtcttccaaatggacaatgaccacaagcatacttccaaagttgtggcaaaatggcttaaggacaacaaagtcaagatattggagtggccatcacaaagccctgacctcaatcccatagaaaatttgtgggcagaactgaaaaagcatctgcgagcaaggaggcctacaaacctgactcagttacaccagctcagtaaggaggaatgggccaaaattcatccaatttattgtgggaagcttgtggaaggctacccaaaatgtttgacccaagttaaagaatttaaaggcaatgctaccaaatactaattgagtgtttgtaaacttctgactcactgggaatgtgatgaacgaaattaaagctgaaatcaatcattctctctactattattctgacatttcacattcttaaaataaagtggtgatcctatctgacctaagacaatttttactaggattaaatgtcaggaattgtgaaaaactgagtttacatgtatttggctaaggtgtatgtaaacttccgatttcaactgtatatgtgtatatgtatatgtatgtgtgtgtgtgtgttaagcagtcccctcctccctgtctccaacACAGGGCAAGTGTCTCTGAATGACTGGGCTACGGCGGTAGAGAGTGTGCTGCATCTAGGCCTACCCTGGAGGATGCTGCGCTTTCAGCTGGCCACCTGCAAGACCCCGGGGGGCATGTTGGACTACCAGGAGTGGTTCCAGGAACTCTCCATAAAAGAGCCACAAATGGAGGTAATGGCATGTTACATCTGTCATTTAACTTCCATATTGACGATACTGATCAAATCCTTGTGGATGTACATACTTCTGTCCCAACAGGCTAATTGTGTTTGTCTTGTCCAAGCATACATGGTTATATAGCATTCTGTGGGAACACAGCTGTTATGTCATGACACACCTCTTATTTCAAAACCTGATGCCATAGAAAATAATTGGTGTCGTTCTATAGAGTGTTCACAGACAACTCTCCCCTTGATTGCCTATGCAGCACATCGATCAGGG containing:
- the ppef2a gene encoding serine/threonine-protein phosphatase with EF-hands 2 isoform X1, with translation MGCGVAKSNQFHTKKGGKAITSMKAAVLIQRWYRQYVARMEMRRRYTWNIFQSIEYSGEQAQIKLYNFLGYLMDNFNPTSTERNLISHIFRENEVCRDAEWERHFCYKNIEVPEIYSGPRLIFPLTVEQVAAMVEAFRNKRQLHSRYVLQLLLETWKLLRKLPNISRISTCHSKEITVCGDLHGQLEDLLLIFYKNGMPSLERPYVFNGDFVDRGKDSIEILLILFAFLLVYPNDVHLNRGNHEDHIVNLRYGFTKEVLGKYKMHGKRILKLLQKIFSWLPLATVIDQKVLILHGGISNTTDLCLIARVDRHKYVSALRPPKKRTQYPVSQSSVDLDMEDDLSGIKNNQRRVSLIKANSFGPRDGFQRRSLQDFSGRVPRTVDEEIEVRRRQSVFIKGGFSHSQGDLNTLAVSSASQESTDTADTTVEEWKQILDLLWSDPMSQNGCIPNEVRGGGCYWGPDVTQDFLDRHNMQLIIRSHECKQDGYEFCHNRRVLTLFSASNYYEVGSNRGAYVKLGPDLVPYLIQYQASSMTRELTLRKSVGKVEHSALKVLREQLFAHKSDLVSAFQEFDKDKTGQVSLNDWATAVESVLHLGLPWRMLRFQLATCKTPGGMLDYQEWFQELSIKEPQMEHIDQGLLETLYRHRATLETIFRIVDLDNSGFITMEDFRQTWKLLSAFLKMEITDEAISDLSVTIDTNQDGNIDIDEFMEAFRLTDKKSRLERGKSMFMGTTTDLTKLEADPNI
- the ppef2a gene encoding serine/threonine-protein phosphatase with EF-hands 2 isoform X2 → MKAAVLIQRWYRQYVARMEMRRRYTWNIFQSIEYSGEQAQIKLYNFLGYLMDNFNPTSTERNLISHIFRENEVCRDAEWERHFCYKNIEVPEIYSGPRLIFPLTVEQVAAMVEAFRNKRQLHSRYVLQLLLETWKLLRKLPNISRISTCHSKEITVCGDLHGQLEDLLLIFYKNGMPSLERPYVFNGDFVDRGKDSIEILLILFAFLLVYPNDVHLNRGNHEDHIVNLRYGFTKEVLGKYKMHGKRILKLLQKIFSWLPLATVIDQKVLILHGGISNTTDLCLIARVDRHKYVSALRPPKKRTQYPVSQSSVDLDMEDDLSGIKNNQRRVSLIKANSFGPRDGFQRRSLQDFSGRVPRTVDEEIEVRRRQSVFIKGGFSHSQGDLNTLAVSSASQESTDTADTTVEEWKQILDLLWSDPMSQNGCIPNEVRGGGCYWGPDVTQDFLDRHNMQLIIRSHECKQDGYEFCHNRRVLTLFSASNYYEVGSNRGAYVKLGPDLVPYLIQYQASSMTRELTLRKSVGKVEHSALKVLREQLFAHKSDLVSAFQEFDKDKTGQVSLNDWATAVESVLHLGLPWRMLRFQLATCKTPGGMLDYQEWFQELSIKEPQMEHIDQGLLETLYRHRATLETIFRIVDLDNSGFITMEDFRQTWKLLSAFLKMEITDEAISDLSVTIDTNQDGNIDIDEFMEAFRLTDKKSRLERGKSMFMGTTTDLTKLEADPNI